One genomic window of Oryctolagus cuniculus chromosome 11, mOryCun1.1, whole genome shotgun sequence includes the following:
- the C11H20orf141 gene encoding uncharacterized protein C20orf141 homolog has product MTQLCLPRPKALPAPPPVSPRGLGAGEGPSGAARAHVSSWDPSQARLLDSALGLGALGLTIRAIFSMAGLALLLLLLLLCFLAFDLLHRPASRSLPQHRRLSRGQNQGAGEGPGQQESHLCPMGPTPAQLSPQNALLLLLMGLGLLLGAHGLPLALLGLAFCLHPWA; this is encoded by the exons ATGACCCAGCTCTGCCTACCCAGGCCCAAAgccctcccagctccaccccctgTCTCTCCCagaggcctgggtgctggggaggggcccagTGGTGCAGCGCGTGCACATGTGTCCTCCTGGGACCCTAGCCAGGCCCGGCTCCTGGACAGTGCCCTAGGGCTGGGGGCGCTGGGGCTGACAATTCGTGCAATCTTTTCCATGGccggcctggccctgctgctgctgctgctgctcctctgcttcctggcctttGACCTGCTCCACAG GCCTGCAAGCCGCTCCCTGCCACAGCACAGACGTCTCAGCAGGGGCCAGAATCAGGGGGCAGGtgagggcccagggcagcaggagtCTCACCTCTGCCCCATGGGGCCAACCCCTGCACAGCTCAGCCCCCAGAATGCACTGCTCCTGCTGctcatggggctggggctgctcttGGGAGCTCATGGTCTGCCCTTGGCCTTGCTGGGCCTGGCTTTCTGCCTCCACCCTTGGGCCTGA
- the TMEM239 gene encoding transmembrane protein 239: MMQPPRVETDTIGAGEGPQPAVPWSAWVTRQGWVRWWACHVPQSWVQWWSTSGWRQPLQRVLWGLEGILYLLLALMLCHALFTTGSHLLGSLWPVVAAVWSHLLPAILLLVLSALPALLFTASFLLLFSTLLSLVGLITSMTHPGYAQDLDQ; this comes from the coding sequence ATGATGCAGCCGCCGCGAGTGGAAACAGACACCATCGGGGCCGGCGAGGGACCGCAGCCGGCGGTGCCCTGGTCGGCCTGGGTCACCCGGCAGGGCTGGGTGCGCTGGTGGGCATGCCACGTGCCCCAGAGCTGGGTCCAGTGGTGGTCCACATCTGGCTGGCGGCAGCCCCTGCAGCGTGTGCTGTGGGGTCTGGAGGGCATACTCTACCTGCTGTTGGCACTGATGCTATGCCACGCACTGTTCACCACCggctcccacctgctgggctCCCTGTGGCCCGTCGTGGCCGCAGTGTGGAGCCACCTGCTGCCGGCCATCCTCTTGCTGGTGCTCAGTGCCCTGCCCGCCCTACTCTTCACGGCctctttcctgctgcttttctccaCGCTGCTGAGCCTCGTGGGCCTCATCACCTCCATGACCCACCCAGGCTACGCTCAGGACTTAGACCAATAG